The window CTGGGAGGGAGATGGGTGTGCTGGGAAGATGAGCATGGCCGTTTCTGCAGAGTTATTAGCCCCATTGCTAAACCAGGATGTGAATTATTCCTTTTAGCTAACCCGAGTCTCAGGGCCAGGACCAGGAGAGAAACTGCTGAGCCCAGATCACCCCTTTCCAGAGCATGCTCTGCACTTGgagtgctgggctgggaggggtcaCCAAGATCTTGTGCTGTGGCTTGTGGAGGGCTGTAAATCTCAGATAACAGGATGCCCCTGCAAGTTTCTATATCCCAAGTGAGCTAAGAATAGTCAGGAAGCAAAACAAGCAGAACATTACAAGTGGGTTATTTTCCTGTGCCCTGAGCAAACACAGGGCTGCGGCGAGGGGAGCTGCGTGTCCCGGACATGGCTCCTGACAGCGGTTATCGGTGTTGCATGAGGCTGTGTCTAATCTCCTGCCTCCTATTTGGGGCGAGATGTGATCCTgggacaggaggggaggggggacccTTATCTCTGCTGAGATAACGCTGTCACAGCCTGGCTGGGGACGGCTTGAAGCTCCAAGCTCTTTGGAGAGACGCAGCATCTCTGTGCCTGAGTCTTGGGCACTGGAGGACAGGCTGTGCTTGTCCTTATCTCAGCTCCTAACTCTCCCTTTTTCCAATCTGCCTTGAATTCTGCTAGATAACCAGGCATGTCGGACTCTGAAGAGGTCATCGAAGAATATGAGCAGTAAGTGGTGTGTTTTTAAAcaccctttctttcttcttattcCCACTTTCCCACAGCACCACTGTATTGCCTGAAGGTGCTGTTTGGGGGGCGCCAGCTCTCACCATTACATCAGCACCCAGTGTGAAATCTCCGCACCCCGTGCCCATCTGCACGGCGGCCGTGACAGTGCCGACACCCCCAGCAGCGGGGAGCTTTGTGTTAGGAGCTGTATCAGCACATACATGGCAAAAGACAGTCCctgcattaaaaatactgcagtctAAATCAGTGAGATAGAGCTGGGAAAAGCTAATGTCATCAGTCTGTTGCTGCTGGGGTCCTATTGCCGCGCCCAGAGCATCGCTTCCCAAGGCCCAGATCTGAGGGCAACTTTTGCCAGCAAGGCCTGTGGGCCGTGCGGCACATCTTGGAGAGAAGGGGCTCAATATCTGCAATACACGGTTATAGGGATCAGTCCAAACACAGCTCCTACTTCTCATCCACCAGCAGAAAAGGTAGATCTGAATCCTTCTCTTAAGCTTAAATGGCACGAGGCTCGCGTGTCTCAGTGATCCCTCTGACCCCTGAGCCCAGTGTCCCCTGGGCACAGCCAAGGACAGACTACGCATCTCCCCCAAGGTCAGGAAGGGGTTCTGGGGCAAAGGTGAGTTGCGACATGCCCATTTCTAGGGTTACAGGCCACGGTCACTTGATCTTCTCAAGCTGCAAAATGGTGTTGTGCTCTGACCACTGCTGATGTGTCAGTTGAGCACTTCAGCCCCTGCTATCCACAGCCCGCAGGATGATGTGGGTCTTGTTCCATCCCACTGCCACCTTACAGCAAGTCACACAGCAGCCTGCTTAGCAGTCATTGCCCATTGCCATGAAAAAGAGGAGCCAACCTTGGGGAAATTTCAAATTCCCCTTCAGCCTCATGGATGGACACAAAGCAGATTGCTGTAACTCTGCAAATTTGTGTTGTGCTTTGCAGGGAGCAGGAAGGTAAGGGGACATGGAGCATCTGCAGCTGCCCCGAGGCTGAAGCTAAGAAATGATCAGAGCTACTTCAATAATCTGCgtcttctttcccttccctctctcccgTGCACCCGTGCGCTCTGTGAAGAGGAGTACGTGGAAGAAGGTGGGTGTTTCACCAGCAGTTGCAAGGACCAAGAGGAAAGTGCTATTGGTTCAGTGTTTTGCTTGGGTGGGTTGCGGTGGTAAGCTCCTTAACTGCAATGGACAAATCATGACCGGGAAAGGCAGGTGAGACCATGTTCTAGATTTCTGCACCTGAAACGTCAGTAGGAACAAAGCCAGGCTGAATTTTCTCAGGATCTCTTTTGTCAGAGTGATCCCTTGACCCAAAACAGGGGTGGAAATGCTGGGCTTGGGTGTTGGCCGAGGTGCGAGCCCAGTAACTCAACGGGAGCTGGAGCCTCAGCTGAATGTGCGTTAATGATGCTCAAGAGCAAACCTCCAACTGCCTCAGTCTGATGAGGAAGCAAACCCCATGGTGCCCGTGGCCACTCTGGGACACAGCTGGGCTGTGCATTTGGGGCTGGGTTTGGGAGCTGGGTTTTGCTGAGCCTTTTGCTGCTTCAGGGCGCTGCCAGGCAGGCCGGGCTGCTGCACGGCTAAACATCCTGATCGTTAAAAGCAAAGGGGGAAAACCACTGCAGTGCTAGAGTCCTCATCTCGTGCACGCCATAGCTACCCTCCACGGCTTTATGGCGTCCGACTAACCTCTGCACTtattcctttccctcctccctggctcagaagaggaagaatggaTAGAGGAAGAAGACGGTAGTTATTgcacctttttttatttcatctctcCACTGCTGCTGTGAATATGTCGTGGGTCGGTGTGTCTTTTGCCTCTCCCTGGTTGGgaaatggttttctttcattcttccaCTTCTCTCTCTTGCTTCTTGCACTCCccccttcctgccctgctgtgctgccctaTCTGCCCCTATGTCTGTGGCTTCTCTCTTGCATCTATCAATCCAACACACTCGTGGTTTgccagcttctttttctttccttctctcttgcTGTGGGACCACAAGTCTTCCCAGGACCTGTGGGCCCCAGCATCACTGTGACTCCAGCAGAGGACTCCTGTGGGGATACTGCTCCCTCCAGTGGAAAAGTGCTCCAACAGTGTCATAAATAAGACTGTAAAGGTGCAAAGGCACAATCTCAAACGCCAGCCAGTCTTGTTCTTCGCTGGCTAGAGGAGAGCAATAGTAATCACTGCCCCCATCCTGGGGTGTAAGAGCATGACAGCATGAGAGGGAGTGAGGGACAAACCAGGAGGTGGCTAGaaatcctttaattttttttttcgtCCTGCCCAAGCACAGACATCATCCCATGGGTAAGGGTTAGAGCGAAGCCCTTTGCTTTCTGAGCCACTGCTTCATTCTCCTGCGGCTACGTCTCCCCCAGGGTCTCTCTCTTGGCTGGTTCCATGCCGCAGTTGTCGTGATACTGGGGTCCGCAGGGAGCCAGTGGGAGCGGTGGCTGTCGGACTCACGCTGCTGGTTATTCCACAGGTCAGGAAGAAGAGgtagaggaggcagaggaggagaccGAAGAAACCAAGGCAGAAGGTGCGTGGTGGCTTGGCCAGCAAGCTCCCATGGCTTGGCTGGAGCCATGCTCTGCTTCAGTGGCGCAATGAGCAGGGTCTGGGGTGTCCCAGCCTGGCCTGTGACAGCaggccagcagcacagagggtCAGCTCTCCCCCGTGTACGTGGTTTCCAGTAAGGAGGTATCAAAAGTGAGCTGCCCTTTCCTGATCTATGAGCGCCTTGGCCCTGCAAGCATGAGGAAAATGGTGTTTTCTGCTGGTCGCTGATTAAAAAGTTTTTGTCCAGCACTCTGAAATAATGCCAAAAAATAGTTATGGCTGTTCTACCAAGAGGCCCCCATAGCCTGGGGGTCATGCTGTGTTGTGCCTCACCATCCAAAGAGCACTGGACTTCATGATACCTTTGGAGCAGACTGGGTTGCCTGGTGTGTGTCCCCATGCTCTCACGGCTGGTGGGGCAGGCTTAGATCCCAGCTGTATGCCCCAAATTAGGGTGCTGGGACCCCTCTGTGCTGGGGGCATGTGGCTGCTCTCACCCACGGATGCTCATATTCTCCCCATTGCCtttgaaacagaagaagaagaaacaaaagcaccAGGAGAAGGTAAAGCAGGAATGGAGGAGGGGCATTTTTGGCCATTTCAGTCCCGATCTCAGTCCCCCAAAACACTGGCCCCACTGGGGTTTTCAGTGATGAATTCATTTGCTGCTGAAGAGAGTGAATCTGTGGTAAAtagggcagagctgccctggcCTCGtcctctgccagggctggggcagcagaaGGCCTGCAGGAGGGGTGCCTTTGTGCTGCCTAGGTGAGAAATTCACCCAAAACACAGAAGGAGAAGGTAGTACTTCTGCTTTCTCAGCCTGAGCAAAGCTTGTCTGGGTTCCTCCTGGAAAGGACCTGGGGCTCTCCTGGTCTGCCTGTGGGTGAGGGATGTCCGTGAGGGACCTGCTCTCTCCCCGTTCACcctgggggggggtggaggtgggTTTTGCAGTGGGGCTAAGCATGGGCAGAGGGGAACGACATGGCTGAACCACCCCACTGTGTCTGCGAGCACGgtgcacagcagggctggcttcTGGGAGCCAAAGCATCATGTTTTCCACAGGTGGAGAGGCGGACCGAGAGCAGGAGCCTGGGGAAGGTGAAGTATCCATCCTCATTCCTctctgggggtgggagggactGTCCCTTTGCCTGTATAAGGAGGTACCAAGAGCCTTTCTGGTCAGCCAGGAGCATCAGCGTGTGTCTCAGGTTTTGGCATACAGACGACACCTCACTGCATGCCTTTTTCCTGGAGGATGATCCACAGTGCAGGCTGAGAGGGGTAGCTTGGCTCAGTGTTGTGGGGTTTCAGTCAAGTGTGAAAGCAAATGCCTCTGTGACATTAACGTTGTCTTTCTCTCCTGCTCCTGGGGACCCACAGGTGAATCGAAGCCAAAGCCCAAGTAAGTGTTGGTACATTTTCTCTGGTGCAAGGTCTGAACTAGGAGCTGTGTCAGGGCAGTGGCTCCGTGTGATGGGCTTAGCACCATGGTCCATAAAGGACATGGGACAGTGAAGCTTCAAAAGCATGAAAgcagggtggggacagggacaaggagagaaaaggggagagaaaaaggcagaaaaacatgAAGAGGATCCTGAAAATAAGGTTTTGAAGCATTTTGTTGCTCCTCAGAGGAGATCCTGCTGTCCTGTGGCCCTGCAGATTGAAAAAGTGTGTGTACCACAGCCTGGGGTACGTAGTCCATGGCACAGCCAGGGAGTTGCTTCTCCAGAATGCTGCTGGCCATGGCTGGCACGAGGCAGGCATTTGCATGAGTGCCAGCATCCCTGGGACAGGAGCACCTGCCTGAAGGAGTGGGGCTGGAACAATTGCTGTGGGTCCTCATGGACCCATGGGATGCTGGGGTCGGGGAGGCAGATCTGTCTTCAGCCGTGATCTCTTCATCCCTTTGAGTCTTTATGTGCATCTGAACATCTCCTGCCCTCCCTCAAGCCTACAGAGGATGAGAGGATGGTTTTCATCTCTGTGTGCCAGATCACACTGTAGCGCACAGTTCCTCTGTGCTCTTTTGGGTGAGCAGTGGGGtagctgccagccccagggtgcCTGACAAAGGGTCGTGGCCACGTTGCCTGTAGCTTGCCGTTATTCCAGCCATGTGGGTGCCTTGGAGCGCTTCCCGGGAATGCCAGAGGTCTTCCTCTGAGGCTGTCCAGCTGGCAACCTCCAGCAAGCAGGATTAAACTTGCTGTCCTCAAAATGTGCTCACTCTGCATCCCTGGGGACTGTGAAGTTCAGAGAGGAGGGCTGGGTAGATCAGCGTGGGATGAAAGGCACCGTCCTGTCCCAGGTGTGTGCTGCAGGCTCTCCATCTTCCTGCTCACCTTTGACTGCAGGGTCTTCATGCCAAACCTGGTGCCTCCCAAAATCCCAGATGGTGAGAGACTGGATTTTGATGTGAGTAGTGCACCCAAAGTCATCCTGTGTGAGGTGTTCTCCTTGCATTGCTCCTCCACACCgtgcccagcagctctgcagcccctggagggcTTCACTTGTGTAAGTGTAGCCATCTCTGCTGTTGCTATCTGGTGCAGGACATCCACCGCAAGCGCATGGAGAAGGACCTGAATGAACTGCAGGCCCTAATTGAAGCTCACTTTGAGagcaggaagaaggaggaagaggagctcATCTCCCTCAAGGACAGGATTGTATGTCTGCAGCCCTCCCCCTCTATCGCTATTGCCACCCTCTCCCCTGTGGGCAAGCAGCCACAGTCCCAACCACAATACCTGAGACATCCCATGTCCCTGCAAGACAGAGCCTGATTCTGTACCCCACTGCCTGGGAAGCCCCCAGTCTGGCTGCTGCGATGCTGCAGCGCCTGAGATGTACCTTCCCCTGCGGGCTCCGGTCCGTGTGCTCTCCTGGGAGACGTGGGAACAGCAGATGTGCCCTTGGGTCTCTCAGGGCTTTGGAGGTCAGGGAAGTGTCCCGAGAGACAGGGAGGATGCAGATGCCCTGGGGCATCCAagcctctcctcctgcaggaaCAGCGGCGAGCGgagagggcagagcagcagcgGATTCGCAGTGAGAGGGAGAAGGAGCGCCAAGCCCGCATGGCCGTGAGTCTCCCTCCGGGGCTGGGGTCCTTGGGCTGGTCTTGGGTAGCAAAGCCCGGCCATGGGGCGCTTGGGAGCACGAGCTGTGTGTTGCATGCAAGCTGGTCCATGAGGTCTCTGTCTGCCCGCTTCTGACCCTGGCAGGAAGAAAGAGCTCgcaaagaggaagaggaggcccGGAAGAAGGCTGAGGAGGAAGCGCGGAAGAAGAAAGCTTTCTCCAACATGCTGCATTTTGGAGGCTACATGCAGAAGGTGTGATCCTACCCCAGGCAGTTGCAATGAAGTTGCTGGGGCTCCTGGGAAGGGCTCGACCATGGGCTGGCCCCACGGCACCACGCACTATTCTCAGTGCTGGTAGACTGTGGTTTCTACAAGCAGAAGAAGACAGGCCACCATGGCTGGGTCAGCGCAGCGATCAGAGGGCCAAAGTGAGCTCAGAGCTCTGCTTTGCACATGCTGGCTGGGGGAGTCCAGCCTTGCCTCAGGGACAggaatgggggggtggggggtcctgCCCTGTATTGCCAAAATTTCCTTGAGGGCCTCATGTTCTTCTCAAGTCCCTGACTCCAGAAGCAGAGGGTGTTGCGGGAagagctggggatgggggtAGAGCAAAAGCTGGGCAGATTTCCTTCCCTCAGACGGACTGATGGTTCCCTCAGTCAGAGAAAAAGGGTGGGAAGAAGCAAACAGAGcgggaaaagaagaagaagatcCTCAGCGAAAGGCGGAAGCCCCTGAATATCGACCACCTCAATGAAGACAAGCTGCGGTGAGTGATGGCTGCAGGAGGGATGTCCAGGATGGGGCTCTGCTTTGGGTCCCACCTCCTGGGGCAGGGTGGGCTGTCTGGGGCTTGCAGCCCAGACAAGAGGGTGATGGCACAGGTGGCAGGTGGGCTGCGACACCCCACGGGGAACGTGGGCTCCGTGGCTGTGCTGCACCACcactgccaggctgctgctgacagcgccgGCCATCAGAGGGAGCCACGCTTACACGTGTGGGACATACATGTCCCCGCGTGTCCCAGCCTCCCCGCCATGCCTTCCGTCCCCGCGTGGGACTGGCCAACGCATCCCCGGCTGGGCACGGAGCCTGCAGAGACCCGTCCTGGGGGAGCGGGCGAGAAGGTGGCATCACTGCCCTGTCCCCTGCAGTGAGCTCCCTGTGAGCCACATCCCTTCTCTGCACTGACGCCAGCCGGCTCTTCCCACAGGGACAAGGCCAAGGAGCTATGGCAAACCATCCGCGATCTGGAGGCTGAGAAATTTGACCTGCAGGAAAAGTTCAAGCGGCAGAAATACGAGGTGAGTCACGAGGCCCTCCATGAGCTTGCTGACTCTCTGTGTGCCTGGCTCTCCCTCTGCTCCACAtctgggagaggaggtgggtTGTGTGACTGACGGTGCCGTCGCAGGAAAGCCGGCCGCATCAGAAAAGGGCTGTGCCCGCCTTGTGCCTGGGGTGACAAACACCCAAGAGGCTCTGCACCACTGAAAGCAAAGCCACGTCTGCCTCCCTTTTGGAGACGAGACAGGAGCAAACCAATGCTCGCAGTGGTTGTCGGCCaccctggcagggctgagctATGAAATGCCGGAGGATGTGGCAGCTGCTGAAGGGGTCTGCAAGGTGTGACGTCCCAGCTCCTGGGGGTGTGTGCTTCGCACTGCAACAGGCTTCCCTCTGtgctgcacagcacagccctgcactAAACCCCGTGCAAGAACCgctggggaagagaaaggagtgaTGCACCTTCGCCCCAACCCTTGTCCCTGGCCAGGCATGGGGCAtcctgccaggcctccccagctgcctgtTTCCTTTGCAGATCAATGTCCTCCGAAACCGCGTTAGTGACCACCAGAAAGTGTAAGTCGCTGAGCATCCTTCCTCGATGCCCCCTGCCCTTCCAGTTCCCTGCCCCCTTGgccccagttccctccctgTGTATCTCCTGACTCTCTCGCACTCTTGCAGAGCCACCTCCTGTCCTTCCCACGCCTGCCCCCAGGCCCACTGGTACCTGGTGTTCATGGTCCTGCAGCTCTGGCCCAGGGACCCCAGTccatgctgctctgctcccactgAAAGACCCCCATTGCCTCcctccttcaccagcttctccctgccccagagGCTCTGGCTGGGGATGGACCCCAGGAAGACCTCACCCCTGCACATGGAACTTTGTGTCCTGCAGGACCCTGCCAGCCTCCggccatccccatccctgcagtAGCTCTGCCCTCCATCTCAGGGAAGGTGCTGGAGACCCCAGCTTGTGTAGGAGGGGAAATCccggggctgtgggagctgtGCAGCCCCTCAAGGACAGGGGAGCCTGTCCCCATGCCCATGTTCCCTGCACAGCTCTGGGGGACCCTTTATAGGAGGGTGGAGGTGGGTGTTTACCCCCCACCCTCGGGAGCACCATGCTGCTCTcgcatccccatcccaccctgccATCTCACATGGGAGGCGCTCAGTGTGCCCCACGTAACAATCAGCAGCATCCCCCACCCGCTTACACCaaatctctcttctcttctgccCCAACATCGCCTGTCACCGCAGCAAAGGGTGAGTACAGGTTTTTCCTGAGTGCCGTGTGTCTCCCACTGTACGTGTGCTGCATGGACACTGGGGCTGACGTCAGGCTAGCGGCAAGGCTGAGGGAGAAGGCAATGCCAAGGATTGGCAGCCAAAGCTGGGCTGGTGACTCTCAGGATGACATGCCAGAAATGCCCTTCACTGTGCACAcgagcttcctcctcctctctgctgacCCATGGCCAGGGCAGTGCCGGCTCCCCTGACGCTGGTTAGGGAGAGCAATGTGGTGAGTCCTGGCTAACAGCTTCACAGCTTCTGGTTCCTGGGAGAAGGACCCTGCAGCTGTCTTTATCCCTCCACAGCTGGAGGTCCAACTCATCTGTTCTTCTCTGAAGGATCCTTGGGAGGGAGGCACATGGGAAGGGAATCAGAGCTCCTTAGAAACACCTGGCCAAATGCATGAGCTTGTTCCCATACAGTGCCAAAACACACAGACTCACTCAGGTCCCAGGCTTTTACCAGGGGCCACTGAAGACCTTGTTCCCCACAGGGCAGTGAGCATCGACCGGAGATGGCTCGGTCCTCTTTGCAGGGCCTCTGTTTCTCCTCCAATGGCACCCACCGTCTCCCTCCTTTCACGGTCACTAACACCTTTTTGCACGtgcttttctgcttcccttccAGGTCAAAAGCTGCCCGTGGGAAGACCATGGTGGGTGGGCGGTGGAAATAGATGACTCAGAAGGCAAAGGAGGCTCCGCCACAGAAAGGTGTATTGCCTTTTGTTTGACCAGCTGGCTTCCCTACGTCATGGAGCCTGCACCACGTGCCCACCCGCCCTCCCACTGCACAGAGCAAAGAccctgctgcaggcacagcGCTGTCTGGGTGGGCAGGTGCTTCGCGAGGTGCCGTTTCTCATCTCCGCACCCTGAGTTGATGTTGTGTCTGTAAATAAAGAGAACGGTGAGGGGCTGCGAGTGTTGTCTCCATCCTCAAGCTctgaggccaggggaagcaggcACAGGACAATCCCAGCAGGGCTCGATGGAGCAAGTGCAGTTGCACACCCGCTCCCTGGGGTGCAAGAGGATGCAGCAACCATTCAGGACCTCCAAATAACGTGGCCCCTTGCCTCACAGCATCTCACAGCTGCAGTCCTTGGGAGGTTTTGTAACAGACCTCAGTGGTCTGACCTGCTCTTCCTGCTGCAGTCTGGGGCAATCCTTGTTATGGGCACTTTAGTTCCTGCTTTTGCAGTACCAGAGCCCTCCCTCACTATTCTCTGTGTCAGGGCTGGCCCTGTGGGACAGCATAGATAGGGGAACTGCTTCCAGACCTCTTGGTCCATGGATTAGTCACAAACCCTGCTTCCAGGccattttcattcttattttcacCTCTTCCTAAAGGGTCCAGACCAACTGTATTTGCCTCCTCTGTGTGTTTCTGACAGCATGCAACGAAGACTTGGGATGACTCAGTGTGGAGAGACCATTTATCTGTCCTTTCAGGGGTGCAGATCTCTTTCATCTAGCTGTAGGATACCTGTAGCATGCTCCCACGTGCAATGCCCATGGGGACACACCAGCTGTATAATCACGAATGTTCCTGGTGCATGGATCTGGAGTGTCAGCCAGCAGAAGACACTCAGATTGCATGACTATTTCCTGGGGCGAGCTGTCCCATGCTGTTGTTAAACAGCATCCATGAGGCATTTCCCAGAGCAGTGGGGAAGGGATGGATGCACAGGATGGTGCATCTTCAAAGGCTTCTTGTCCCTCAGCAAGATGTTTTGTCTCCCCTCttgctggggctgcctgccctcctcATCCCAGACCCggtgatggggggggggagaatCCTGCAGGTTTCTCCCTTGTGCTGTCTCTTGGATGACAACTTATTTTGCCTACTTCAACATGTGCCATCAGGTTTTGGGGGGCAAGGCTCTGGGAAGCCTCAGCTTCAGTGATGCAGCAAATGGAGGGCACCCAGACCTCTATCATCCACCTCCTGAAAAAATGAGGTGTGGAGGGATGACCCTGATCCCTTACTGGGACAAaaggggagagctggggagggtGGCAGTGCTGGGACATGAAATCCCTAGAGGGTGGCTACGTGAAGGTCTGGCAAGTGACTTTTCCACCCTGACTGATGCATAGCCCTGGGGGAATGGCTCAGACAGAAAGGTACATCtggcttggaaaaaaatatcccctGCTCACAGGCTCTGAAGGTCCGTCCTGAAAACCTTTCCAGCAGGCGAAGGCAGGGCcctgccggtgccggtgcccggtGCAGTGCAGAGGCGCTGCAGCCGTTCTGCCCgtcccctggggctggcagcgccCAGGGTGGGGGTACAGAGGCACTCCCTGCTTCCCACAGCGCTGCCTGTCTCGGCAGCGCGCTGGCCCCCCGCCAGCCTGGCTCCATGTGCGCCGGGGCCGAAACCTGCGcgctccctccctgcccggcacctccctccctgcacccaGTGCTCGGTGGCACAGCCATGCCAGAACAGCTGAGTCAgcgcccagccctgccaccgaccctcccctgctccctctcCCACCCGTGTCTGTGGCTTTCCGCTGTGAGCG of the Phalacrocorax carbo chromosome 23, bPhaCar2.1, whole genome shotgun sequence genome contains:
- the TNNT2 gene encoding troponin T, cardiac muscle isoform X2; translated protein: MPNLVPPKIPDGERLDFDDIHRKRMEKDLNELQALIEAHFESRKKEEEELISLKDRIEQRRAERAEQQRIRSEREKERQARMAEERARKEEEEARKKAEEEARKKKAFSNMLHFGGYMQKSEKKGGKKQTEREKKKKILSERRKPLNIDHLNEDKLRDKAKELWQTIRDLEAEKFDLQEKFKRQKYEINVLRNRVSDHQKVSKAARGKTMVGGRWK
- the TNNT2 gene encoding troponin T, cardiac muscle isoform X1 yields the protein MPNLVPPKIPDGERLDFDDIHRKRMEKDLNELQALIEAHFESRKKEEEELISLKDRIEQRRAERAEQQRIRSEREKERQARMAEERARKEEEEARKKAEEEARKKKAFSNMLHFGGYMQKSEKKGGKKQTEREKKKKILSERRKPLNIDHLNEDKLRDKAKELWQTIRDLEAEKFDLQEKFKRQKYEINVLRNRVSDHQKVATSCPSHACPQAHWYLVFMVLQLWPRDPSPCCSAPTERPPLPPSFTSFSLPQRLWLGMDPRKTSPLHMELCVLQDPASLRPSPSLQ
- the TNNT2 gene encoding troponin T, cardiac muscle isoform X3 — encoded protein: MSDSEEVIEEYEQEQEEEYVEEEEEEWIEEEDGQEEEVEEAEEETEETKAEEEEETKAPGEGGEADREQEPGEGESKPKPKVFMPNLVPPKIPDGERLDFDDIHRKRMEKDLNELQALIEAHFESRKKEEEELISLKDRIEQRRAERAEQQRIRSEREKERQARMAEERARKEEEEARKKAEEEARKKKAFSNMLHFGGYMQKSEKKGGKKQTEREKKKKILSERRKPLNIDHLNEDKLRDKAKELWQTIRDLEAEKFDLQEKFKRQKYEINVLRNRVSDHQKVKGSKAARGKTMVGGRWK